The Streptomyces sp. NBC_00454 DNA segment TGCAGCTGATGGCGGGCGGAGCGCGGGCCAACCTCGTGCACGACCCCGAGGCCGCCCGCGAAGCCCTGGTCACGCTGGAGGGCTCCGGGCGCATGGCGCTGCGCGAGATGCGGCAGCTGCTCGACGTGCTGCGGACCGGTGAGGAGCCGGAACCGGAGCGCGGGCCGGCGGCCCCGCAGCCCGGGACCGCGGACCTCGACCGGATCGTCACCGAGTCCCGGCTGGCCGGAACGGAAACCGCGTTCACCGTGGCCGGGCCGGTCCGCCCGCTGCCGCCCGCGCTCGGACTGACGGTCTTCCGGATCGTGCAGGAGTCCCTGACCAACATCCGCAAGCACGCCGGGCCGGCACGGGCCGACGTACGGCTCACCTACCGTCCGCACGAGGTGACGGTGGAGATCACCGACGACGGGACCGGCTCCGGCCTCGGCGACGGCGGGGACCGGCCGGAGCCTTCGCGGTCGGCGCCGCGCTCCGGGTACGGTCTGATCGGTATGCGTGAACGGGCCGCCCTGCAGGGCGGCACCCTGGAGGCCGCCGCCCTGCGCGGGGGCGGCTTCCGGGTGGCGGCGCGCCTCCCGGTGCCCTCGGATCCGGTGATCGGCGTGCCCGGGGGAGAGGGAGAGGTGGAACACCGATGATCCGCGTGCTCATCGCCGACGACCAGCCGCTCGTACGACGGGGACTGGCCCTGATCCTGGGCCCCGACCCGGAGTTCGAGGTCGTCGGGGAGGCCGGCGACGGCGCCGAGGCCGTGGCCCTGGCGGGCCGGCTGCACCCGGACGTGGTCGTCATGGACATCCGGATGCCGGTCCTCGACGGGGTGGGGGCCACCGCGGAACTGGCCCGGCTGGTACCGCAGTGCCGGGTCCTGGCCCTGAGCACCTTCGACATGGACGAGTACGTGGTCGCGGCCCTGCGCGCCGGGGCCTACGGGTTCCTCCCGAAGGACGTCTCTCCGGAGGAGCTGATCGCCGCGATCCGCACCGTCCACACCGGCGAGGCCGCGGTCGCGCCGCGCCTGCTGACGCGGCTGATCTCCACCTTCGTACGGGCCCCCGCGCGGCCGGCCCGCCAGGCCCCGGAGGGCGCCGCCCTCACCGCCGGACTCACCCCCCGGGAGCGGGAGATCTGGCACCTGCTGGCCACCGGCCGCGACAACGCCGAGATCGCCGCAGACCTGGACATCAGCATCTCCACGGTCAAGAACCACATCACCGGCATCTTCGGCAAGCTGGGCGTACGGGACCGGGCGCAGGCGGTCATCTCCGCTTATGAATCGGGCCTGGTGGCGGTCGAGAACGGGCCGGGCTGAGCGCCAAGTCGCCGCAGGGGAAGGGGAGAAGACCCGGTGGGGCCGGGTCGGGCCCCGGGCGCACATCTCTGACCAGCCAAAATGCCGGAAATTTCACCGGTGCGGACAGGGGCCTGTCCATGGCACAGTGCGAGCAGCCCAACCGCAAGACCAGGGAGCCTCCATGCGCGATCCGCACTCCACGCCGCTCGCGGCCGCCCCCGAGTGTCGTCCGGAGCACAGCCCGCTGCCGTCCTGTCCGGTGTGCGACGGCGCCCCGGAGCGGATCTCCTGGCGTCAGCGCCCGGGGCAGCCGGTGGTCCTGGTGTTCGACCCCTGCGGCCACCGGCACACGTCACCGGCGGCGCCGATCCTGGCGGTGGGGCCGGTCGAGGGGGCCGCGCCCTCGCACCGGGACC contains these protein-coding regions:
- a CDS encoding sensor histidine kinase, yielding MATVDRGDGAGAFGWTRNDALVAIGAAAVDLFGYSLGTIDSGRPLEVSALALVVLAAFCLLARRRHPVAVLAVVVLLDGAVNLTTPLGTHFTAGLAIAVYSVGRIRGPGVTALAALVTVPLALVGRSGDWAQTGWGLLSNTVAAVLAAGAGIAVNRWQQEVDANRTLLAERAVVEERRRIARELHDIVAHHVTAMQLMAGGARANLVHDPEAAREALVTLEGSGRMALREMRQLLDVLRTGEEPEPERGPAAPQPGTADLDRIVTESRLAGTETAFTVAGPVRPLPPALGLTVFRIVQESLTNIRKHAGPARADVRLTYRPHEVTVEITDDGTGSGLGDGGDRPEPSRSAPRSGYGLIGMRERAALQGGTLEAAALRGGGFRVAARLPVPSDPVIGVPGGEGEVEHR
- a CDS encoding response regulator; translated protein: MIRVLIADDQPLVRRGLALILGPDPEFEVVGEAGDGAEAVALAGRLHPDVVVMDIRMPVLDGVGATAELARLVPQCRVLALSTFDMDEYVVAALRAGAYGFLPKDVSPEELIAAIRTVHTGEAAVAPRLLTRLISTFVRAPARPARQAPEGAALTAGLTPREREIWHLLATGRDNAEIAADLDISISTVKNHITGIFGKLGVRDRAQAVISAYESGLVAVENGPG